The Prunus persica cultivar Lovell chromosome G8, Prunus_persica_NCBIv2, whole genome shotgun sequence genome includes a region encoding these proteins:
- the LOC18768523 gene encoding auxin-responsive protein SAUR36, whose translation MRKNRGFRLRHKLVRIFKWIILPRKDLNRCQRLEPPTQNYNPISKFFTLARFLRRGAKQICSANSGYIRIREAPVETKVAKPVSVPKGHLAVYLLKEAEKVYGFNHPGRIVIPCEVSEFEKVHMKIAAWDQCPRRRRKSRR comes from the coding sequence ATGAGAAAGAACAGAGGTTTCAGGCTAAGACACAAGCTAGTGAGAATCTTCAAATGGATTATCCTACCCAGAAAAGACCTGAATCGATGCCAGAGACTGGAGCCTCCGACCCAAAACTACAACCCCATTTCCAAATTCTTCACCTTGGCTCGGTTTCTTCGGCGTGGAGCAAAGCAGATCTGTTCGGCAAACTCGGGTTATATTCGGATCCGTGAAGCCCCTGTTGAAACCAAAGTTGCAAAACCGGTTTCTGTACCGAAAGGGCATCTGGCTGTGTACCTGTTGAAGGAGGCTGAGAAGGTTTATGGGTTCAATCATCCAGGTCGGATCGTGATACCATGTGAGGTTTCGGAGTTTGAGAAGGTGCATATGAAGATTGCCGCATGGGATCAATGCCCAAGGCGGAGAAGGAAAAGCCGTCGCTAG
- the LOC18766917 gene encoding mitochondrial carnitine/acylcarnitine carrier-like protein, whose protein sequence is MGEVVKDLTAGTVGGAAQLVCGHPFDTIKVKLQSQPNPLPGQPPKFSGAIDAVKQTLAAEGAGGLYKGMGAPLATVAAFNAVLFAVRGQMETLLRSQPGAPLTVGQQVICGAGAGVAVSFLACPTELIKCRLQAQSAMGDSGSVGATVKYGGPLDVAKQVLRSEGGTRGLFKGLVPTMAREIPGNAALFGAYEALKQFFAGGQDTSGLGRGSLIVAGGLAGAAFWASVYPTDVVKSVIQVDDYKNPKFSGSIDAFRKILASEGVKGLYRGFGPAMARSVPANAACFLAYEVTRSSLG, encoded by the exons ATGGGGGAAGTAGTCAAGGACTTGACCGCCGGGACTGTTGGAGGGGCAGCACAGTTAGTATGTGGGCACCCATTTGATACAATAAAGGTTAAACTCCAAAGCCAGCCTAATCCACTCCCTGGACAACCTCCCAAGTTCTCAGGTGCTATTGATGCTGTCAAGCAGACATTAGCTGCTGAAGGCGCAGGGGGTCTCTACAAAGGTATGGGAGCTCCACTTGCCACTGTGGCAGCCTTCAATGCTGTCCTCTTTGCGGTAAGAGGCCAAATGGAGACGTTGTTGAGGTCTCAACCTGGTGCCCCACTTACAGTGGGCCAGCAGGTCATTTGTGGGGCTGGGGCTGGAGTAGCTGTGTCCTTTCTAGCATGCCCCACTGAGTTGATCAAGTGCAG GTTGCAAGCCCAGAGTGCAATGGGTGATAGTGGCTCAGTGGGTGCCACAGTGAAGTACGGAGGACCATTGGATGTGGCCAAGCAGGTACTTAGATCAGAAGGGGGTACGAGGGGTCTCTTCAAGGGCTTGGTTCCGACTATGGCACGCGAAATACCTGGAAATGCTGCACTGTTTGGTGCCTATGAAGCACTTAAGCAGTTCTTTGCTGGAGGCCAGGACACTTCTGGCTTGGGAAGAGGCTCTTTAATTGTGGCTGGAGGCTTGGCTGGAGCAGCTTTCTGGGCCTCTGTCTACCCTACTGATGTTGTCAAGAGTGTAATTCAGGTAGATGATTACAAAAATCCGAAGTTTTCGGGCTCAATTGATGCGTTTAGAAAGATCCTGGCCTCAGAGGGAGTCAAAGGCCTCTACAGGGGCTTTGGACCAGCTATGGCTAGAAGTGTTCCAGCCAATGCAGCGTGCTTCTTGGCATACGAGGTTACAAGGTCGAGTTTGGGATGA